A part of Ooceraea biroi isolate clonal line C1 chromosome 10, Obir_v5.4, whole genome shotgun sequence genomic DNA contains:
- the LOC105278316 gene encoding serine/threonine-protein phosphatase 4 regulatory subunit 4 isoform X4, with translation MLHEGDEALYEIASDPKGEEIQKLSVIQSLPSLLASDTQSCMSRVVPKMQQSLATASTEFHIAASSTFKTILEQKLVSHNVFSQTFLQSILNSLESRDPVVCHAWLETLLDVIELLPVDIIRAQILPLTISKGQLSQSIYSRITCSRLLGKICTRFDSSMIQKEVLPTVHSLCQDVNNEVRASICLQLRFVAEGLGAESVKPALLPSLVELASDEESNVRYASVQTIVYLLPHLQEDTIKTIIAPLVKKLCESAAKSEDNVICMIAQEYGKLVLGLEKCLSVSERSWFLKFFQQLAQMGIPSLKKEKPHFTFISSNSAADERYVECRRHCAFNLPAMFIFVSSSPEDVDTLLMVFDALASDHFYMVRRTVACGIHEVARIIGPKNARLKGNLIKLLKDDSEEVLQGLVPHIGLMLESLAESQTIGTDRMDSTLMEIGKALLKCEAEVAGTHNWRLASLMHAQLEILPKCFPSDFIYTYFVPMAFSRILHARPIPVRLAAGILFLVLLRYNMKPIQRAELRNRIFTDLANNPDCYVRMMFVRIMVEALEIFSSVYFKEHFFTVLLSLAEDPVANVRLKVVSLLPQLKSQLWIPTDKKLLTSLESVIRHLVNNEKDRDVLFVLNNVMQKLEEIDVKYEGQTLTTKLTKQDVEDAKKLDEEKKLSGLSVGKASGTIVKKGWTRAATDGATRSQSKDGTAPPRQTFESLKTSSMPEIPVMQSDDEFLVDAGIRIPAQFSASQSTSKIPHLQDFITARRRPTSTNTVRSRRNSVNFDRGKFKRHSSVEYEDCMKRRTSENESSRSLPTSIDYEEGLRQRNMLKENLSDQQLSKTDARTKRYSAPHGRTRFGWDTNQEKSLDEKLLKRNSLILDKDRLKLTNSKCTFDRSKRHSTNFSLKLPDSKETKQNVKRHSLEDHITVRRAIKGYFSTLDVNHNQGLSKIPLRNGGPRSRTAPATRASSPVHVETRLRFDIEDCDDSQRSTSDRHLSRFSSSDEEVDKLCRMLLHSQPSQSSTGGTPRNREKYPIHLMMKKL, from the exons ATGCTGCACGAGGGAGATGAAGCGCTGTACGAGATCGCATCCGACCC GAAAGGAGAGGAGATCCAGAAGCTTAGCGTTATACAAAGTCTACCAAGTCTTCTAGCCAGCGACACGCAGTCATGTATGTCTCGAGTGGTACCTAAGATGCAGCAGTCCCTCGCCACTGCATCCACCGAGTTTCACATAGCGGCATCGTCCACATTCAAAACGATTCTCGAGCAGAAGCTCGTCAGCCATAACGTTTTCAGTCAGACATTCCTACAAAGTATATTAAACTCCTTGGAGAGTCGTGACCCAG TCGTTTGCCACGCATGGTTGGAGACCTTACTGGATGTGATAGAGTTACTGCCGGTAGACATCATAAGAGCACAG ATTCTTCCATTGACTATAAGTAAAGGACAATTGTCGCAATCTATCTACTCCAGGATAACATGCAGCAGATTATTGGGGAAGATTTGCACGCGATTCGACTCTTCTAT GATACAGAAGGAAGTTTTACCAACAGTACACTCCCTTTGTCAAGATGTAAATAACGAAGTGCGAGCTAGTATTTGCTTGCAGTTACGCTTTGTCGCGGAGGGCCTTGGCGCTGAGTCTGTAAAACCCGCTTTATTACCGTCTCTCGTAGAACTAGCAAGCGATGAAGAAAGCAATGTAAGATATGCCTCTGTACAGACAATAGTGTATTTACTACCTCATCTTCAAGAAG ACACAATAAAAACGATAATAGCACCACTTGTTAAGAAGCTATGTGAAAGTGCAGCTAAATCGGAGGATAATGTGATATGTATGATAGCTCAGGAGTATGGAAAACTTGTACTTGGCCTAGAAA AATGCTTATCAGTATCGGAGAGATCATGGTTTTTAAAGTTCTTTCAACAACTTGCACAAATGGGGATACCATCGttgaagaaagagaagccgCACTTTACATTC ATTAGCAGCAATTCTGCAGCGGACGAGAGGTATGTCGAATGCAGAAGACACTGTGCATTTAATTTGCCGGCGATGTTTATCTTTGTATCGAGCTCTCCGGAGGACGTAGACACGCTGTTGATGGTATTTGACGCATTGGCGAGTGATCATTTCTACATGGTTCGCAGAACTGTTGCCTGTGGAATTCACGAG GTGGCGAGAATCATCGGGCCGAAGAATGCACGATTAAAAGGAAATCTAATAAAGTTACTGAAGGACGATTCTGAAGAAGTGCTTCAAGGCTTAGTTCCTCATATCGGCTTAATGCTAGAATCTTTAGCTGAGAGTCAAACTATCGGAACAGATAGAATG GATTCTACGCTGATGGAGATAGGTAAGGCCTTATTAAAATGCGAGGCTGAAGTTGCGGGCACGCATAATTGGCGGCTGGCGTCATTGATGCACGCGCAGCTGGAGATTTTACCCAAGTGTTTCCCCAGTGATTTTATATACACTTACTTTGTGCCAATGGCGTTCTCCAGAATTTTGCACGCG CGGCCGATACCGGTGCGTCTTGCTGCAGGAATACTCTTCCTTGTCCTTCTTCGATATAATATGAAACCTATACAAAGGGCGGAACTGCGCAATAGAATCTTTACGGATCTAGCCAATAACCCTGACTGTTACGTGAGAATGATGTTTGTTCGCATAATGGTCGAAGCGCTGGAGATCTTCTCGTCCGTATACTTTAAGGAACATTTCTTCACCGTTTTGTTAAGTCTTGCCGAAGATCCGGTAGCTAACGTAAGATTAAAAGTGGTATCTTTGCTGCCGCAACTGAAGAGTCAGCTGTGGATACCGACCGACAAGAAATTGCTGACATCGTTGGAATCGGTCATCAGACACTTGGTCAACAATGAGAAGGATAGAGAcgtattatttgttttaaataacgTCATGCAAAAACTGGAAGAGATAGACGTCAAGTACGAAGGCCAAACT TTGACAACTAAGCTTACCAAGCAAGATGTGGAAGATGCCAAAAAATTAGATGAGGAGAAGAAATTGTCAGGTTTGAGCGTAGGAAAGGCGTCTGGAACTATCGTGAAGAAag gtTGGACAAGAGCAGCAACTGATGGTGCAACGAG ATCGCAATCAAAAG ATGGAACTGCGCCTCCGCGTCAAACGTTCGAAAGCTTAAAAACAAG CTCCATGCCGGAGATACCTGTGATGCAGTCCGATGACGAGTTCTTAGTGGATGCCGGTATCAGGATACCTGCGCAATTCTCCGCTTCCCAAAGTACGTCCAAGATCCCGCACTTGCAGGATTTCATCACCGCGAGGAGACGGCCAACCAGCACCAACACGGTCCGGTCTAGGCGAAACAGCGTCAATTTCGACCGGGGGAAATTTAAGCGGCACTCCTCCGTCGAGTACGAAGACTGCATGAAACGCAGAACAAGCGAGAACGAATCGTCGAGGAGCCTGCCAACCTCGATAGATTACGAGGAAGGTTTGCGGCAGCGTAACATGCTGAAGGAGAATCTAAGCGACCAGCAGCTATCGAAGACCGACGCGAGAACCAAGAGGTACTCCGCGCCGCACGGAAGAACAAGATTTGGATGGGACACCAACCAGGAGAAATCGTTGGACGAAAAACTTCTGAAGAGGAATTCTCTGATCCTCGACAAGGACCGACTGAAACTCACCAACTCCAAGTGCACGTTCGACCGAAGTAAGCGCCATTCCACGAATTTCAGTCTGAAGCTCCCCGACTCCAAGGAGACGAAACAGAACGTGAAACGCCACAGTCTCGAGGATCATATAACGGTACGTCGCGCTATAAAGGGCTATTTCTCGACGTTGGACGTGAACCATAATCAGGGTCTCAGCAAAATCCCGTTGAGGAACGGCGGCCCACGTAGCAGGACTGCGCCTGCCACCCGAGCGTCCAGCCCCGTGCACGTGGAGACGCGATTGCGATTCGACATCGAGGACTGTGATGACTCGCAACGTTCTACCAGCGACAGACATTTAAGTAGATTTAGTTCGAGCGACGAGGAGGTCGACAAATTATGTAGGATGCTGTTACACTCTCAACCGTCGCAGAGCAGTACGGGAGGAACACCAAGAAATAGAGAGAAGTATCCCATTCACCTGATGATGAAGAAACTGTGA